The following proteins are co-located in the Pseudomonadota bacterium genome:
- the mlaD gene encoding outer membrane lipid asymmetry maintenance protein MlaD: MKKYSMETAVGIFVLVGLICVGYMTVKLGKVSLFGEDTYPLYARFASVSGLRAGSAVEIYGIEVGSVNSLGVDTERQMGIIGMKINKGVKVYDDAAAAIKTSGLIGDKYVKIDPGGAGEVLKPGGFITQTSVPTDIEDLIGKYAFGDVKKEPEKSPAKSTK, encoded by the coding sequence ATGAAAAAGTATTCCATGGAAACGGCTGTAGGTATTTTCGTTTTGGTTGGTCTCATATGCGTGGGCTATATGACCGTGAAGCTGGGCAAGGTTTCGCTGTTTGGGGAAGATACGTACCCGCTTTATGCGCGGTTCGCCTCGGTCTCCGGACTGAGGGCCGGCAGTGCAGTCGAAATCTACGGGATCGAGGTGGGCAGTGTGAATAGCCTGGGTGTAGACACCGAGAGACAGATGGGGATCATCGGAATGAAGATCAACAAAGGGGTAAAGGTATACGATGATGCGGCAGCAGCTATAAAGACCTCCGGGCTCATCGGGGACAAGTATGTGAAAATCGACCCGGGAGGAGCCGGCGAGGTATTGAAACCTGGCGGCTTCATCACGCAAACTTCTGTGCCGACTGATATCGAAGATCTGATAGGCAAGTATGCATTCGGGGACGTGAAGAAGGAGCCGGAGAAATCCCCGGCAAAATCCACCAAGTGA
- a CDS encoding ABC transporter substrate-binding protein produces MKKWVASATLLIVLMVPFLAFGGAPLDTVKVNVNSVLEVMRDPKLKGEAGKKVKEQRIVAAADKLFDFVELSKRTLGLNWNKFTPEQRREFVELYKTILKDAYVDKITAYTNEQVNFTKEVPLSENMVEVQSSVVTKNGETPIYYRVIKKDSEWKVFDVVIEGVSLISNYRTQFREILGNNPPEKLLETLRKKVGKK; encoded by the coding sequence ATGAAAAAATGGGTAGCTTCAGCTACACTGCTTATTGTTTTGATGGTTCCATTCCTCGCTTTTGGAGGCGCCCCGCTCGATACTGTGAAGGTAAATGTCAACAGTGTACTTGAGGTGATGCGCGACCCTAAGCTTAAAGGGGAAGCGGGCAAAAAGGTGAAAGAACAAAGGATCGTGGCCGCCGCCGATAAGCTCTTCGATTTCGTAGAGCTTTCGAAGAGGACACTGGGGCTGAACTGGAACAAGTTTACCCCAGAGCAGCGCAGGGAATTCGTCGAACTTTACAAGACCATCCTCAAGGACGCGTACGTAGATAAGATCACAGCCTACACCAACGAACAGGTGAACTTTACGAAGGAGGTACCACTTTCGGAAAACATGGTGGAGGTCCAGAGCTCTGTCGTCACAAAGAACGGCGAGACCCCCATTTATTACAGGGTCATTAAGAAGGACAGCGAGTGGAAAGTATTTGATGTGGTGATCGAGGGAGTGAGCCTGATCAGTAACTACCGCACCCAGTTCCGGGAGATTCTCGGGAATAACCCGCCCGAAAAGCTGCTCGAGACCCTGCGTAAAAAGGTAGGCAAGAAATGA